Within the Leptotrichia sp. oral taxon 498 genome, the region GAAGCAGGTTAAAAAGTGAAAGCAATAAAGAGATTTTTGATAATATCGAAGAAAAATCAAAAAAAGAGGATATGTTGCTATTAATCGGAACAAATATGGCGGCATTGATAATTATTGCTGGATTTGATAGGCAAAGAATGGTTGATGAAGATAAAGAGAAAAAGATAGTTGTCAAAATATTCGGAAGATAGCCAGAAATGGCTATCTTTTTTTGTGGAATGAAAAAGTCACAATATTTTTTAAATAAAGTGATGAAAAAATACGAAAATTTAAAATCTCCTACATCATTAAAATACCTTATCTATATTTTATAAAAAATTGTTGGTAAAATATAAAACATGTTGTATAATAGTCTTGTGAAAGGAGAGGAAATGAGAAAAATAAAACAAAAGAACAGTTTTACAAAAAAGGATTATAGACATTTTTTAGTAAGCGAAGTAAAAAAGGAATTTGGAAATGATGCTAAAAAATATGTAGACTGGGAACTAGGAGTGCTGGAAACAGGATTAAAAATGACAGGAAGTATTGAAATGTTAGATATTTTAAATAAATATAGAAACGATTTAATAGAAACAATACTATCTAAAGATAATGAGATTATACAAACTGTAATGGCAAATACTTTAAGTGATTATAGAGAAATGAAAAAAAACAGAAACTAAATATGATAAAATAAAAATTGACAAATAAGAAAATAATGTTATATTTTTAATAGAAAATACAGGATAAAGTAAAAGAGACTGAAATATGCCTCTTTTTGAATTTTAGTACCTTTTTAGTACTTTTATACTTTATAAATACTTTAAAAATCCATAAATGAAATGTTTAGATTAAATCCAACTATTATAGATGATGTACCGAAGTGGCTGGGCTGCTAAACAAGGACAGGAAAGAATACTGGCAATTGACCTGAAAAGGAAAGGATTTGATGAAATAGTAAAAAATGCTGTACTTTCATCTTTTAGAGAAGTTTCTGATTTATCTAAGGAAGAATGGAAAGAAAAACTGGAAAATTCAGAAGTAAGATGTCAATGGGATCCAGATAGAGATATTTATGGCAATCCAATAGGAAGAAGAGCAATACAGTTAGGTATAAAGGGAGAAACAGTAAAAAAATATATAAATGACTGGATTGTAAATATAACGGATATAACTGATAAAGTTATTGAGATGAGAAATAGAATTCAAAATGGAACTTTTTCGGAGTCTATACTTCCTCAAGAGAAAAGATATATATTGTTTAATTATACTTCCAAATAATCGTTGTTGTAAAAGACAACGGTTATTTTTAAATATTGATTTTTTAAAATAAAAATTTTAAAATATTGAAATTTTCCTTAAAAAAGGATTTTTAAAGGTTGAGTGAAAACTTTTTGATGGGAAAAATTCAAATGAAATGTATAATATTGAACTAAAACAATATATTTCATAAAAAATGACATTTACTCTTGCATATTTTATCCATATATTAGAAAAAATATTTATATTTGATACTAGATGTGGTATAATAATTAAAATATGTAAAACGTTATCAAAAATTAATAAATTTATTTAAGAATTTTTTTCAAAAGATAGGAATTTTTTGCTATAATAGAATTGAGAGTGAAAACAAATTTAATTAAAAATTTGAAAGGAAAGTAAAAAATGGAAGAAATAAAAAAAGAACTTATTATAATAACAGGAATGAGTGGAGCTGGGAAATCGGAAGTAATTAACTTTTTTGAAGACAGAGAGTATTTTTGTATTGACAATTTTCCTATAAATCTTTTTCAATATTTGAATGAAATTTTCTTAAGCAGCAAAAAAAGAAATAAAGTTGCTGTTGTGATAGATGTGAGAAATCAGGAATTTATGGAACAGCTTACAGAGCAGTTGAAAATATTAGACGAAGAAGAAATATCCCATACGATGATTTATTTGGATGCAAGAAACGATGTGCTGCTTAGCAGATATGAGTTGTCCCGAAGAAAACATCCGTTAAATTTGTACGATACTTTGCTTTCTAATATAAAGGCAGAGCGAAAAATGCTTAAAAATTTTATGTCTTTAGCGGATTTGGTAATTGATACCAGCACTCTTAAAGTAAAAGATTTACAAAAACTTTTGGAAAAAGAGTTTTCAGGAAAATTGAAAAAAATAAATATAAATTTAACTTCGTTTGGATTTAAGTATGGAATACCGCTAGATTTACATTTGATGTTTGATGTGAGATTTCTTCCGAATCCTTATTATATTGATAATTTAAAGAAAAAAACTGGAAATCATATAGATGTTCAAAATTATGTGATGGGACTTTCTGAAAGTCAAAAATTTTATGAGATGCTATTGCAAATGCTTATTTATTTGATACCTTGCTATGAAAAAGAAGGAAAATCACATCTTAGAATAGGAATAGGATGTTCGGGAGGGCAGCACCGTTCTGTAACTTTTGTAAATAAACTTTTTGAAGATCTTACAAAAAGAGAAGATTATAAAATTGGTAAATACCATAGGGAAGTTGGGGAAAAAACAGAAATTGAATAAATTTTATAATAAAAAATTCGGATTAAAATTTAAAATTAAATTTTAGTTGTGGTTTTGTAAAAAATTTTTTTAAAATAAAAAATGAAAAAATTTGATATTTTTTAGTGAAGAAATCGGGGGATTATCTGGGAATGAAATAAGTTTATTTGAAAAATTGGAAAGGCAAAAGATGGAAGAGATAACTTCACCTGTAAGATATAAGGATATTCCTAAAAATCCTGGAGTTTATTTGATGAAAAATTCTCGGGGGAAAATAATTTACGTCGGAAAAGCAAAAAATTTGCAAAACAGGGTAAAGTCATATTTTATGAATATTAAGTCGCATAATGCGAAAACGCTGGAACTCGTGAAAAATATAAAAGATATTGAGTTTTTTATTTGTAAAACTGAAGTTGAAGCGCTTATTTTGGAAAATAATCTTATAAAGAAAAATATGCCAAAATATAATATTTTGTTAAAAGATGAGAAAACTTATCCATACATAAAATTTACAAAAGAAAAATTCCCTAAAATAGAAGTCGTGAGAAGTACAAGAAAATTAAATGAAAATGCAAAATATTTTGGACCATATCCAATGGGAATTTATTTTGCGCTAAAGTCTTTGATAAAGATATTTCCTGTAAGGGATTGTGCTAGAAATATGGACAAAGTAACTAAACCATGTTTAAAATATCATATGAAAACTTGTCCTGCTCCCTGTAAATTTAAAAATATTTCTTCTGAGTACAATACAAATGTTAAAAATTTTCAAAATTTTCTTTCTGGAAATAGTGATGAAGTATTAAAAAGGCTAGAAAATAAAATGAATGAGCTAAGCCAGAATATGGAATTTGAGCGGGCAATTGTCGAGCGGGAAAAAATAACCGTATTAAAGAAAATGCTGCAAACTCAGATTATTGAATACAGCCGTGAAATAGATGAAGATATATTTGTATTTACACAAAAACTGGAAAATATATTTTTGTGCGTGTTAAATGTGCGGGATGGTAAGATTATTGGGAAAAATCATATTGTTATAAAAGAAGTCGCAGGAAATCAAGAAAATATTTTTGAGCGCCTGATTACAGCTTATTATGAAAAAAGAAATATTCCAAAAAATATTATTTCTGATGAAAAATATTTGGAAAAGGAAGAACTTATTAAAGAATGGGCTAAAATTGAGAAAAAGAAGGAAATTAAGATGTATTTTCCAAAAATTCAAAGTCGCAGAAAACAGCTTTTGGAAATGGGATATTTGAACTTGGATGAAGAAGTGGAAAAGTTTTTCAGAAAAAAACGGTTAGTGCATGAAGGATTGTTAAATTTAAAAAGAAAACTTAGATTAAAAAAAATGCCACATAGGATTGAATGCTTTGATATTTCCAATATTCAGGGAGTTGATGCTGTTGCTGCGATGACAGTTGCGATTGATGGAGAAGTTACGCCAAAGGAATACAGACATTTTAAGATTACAGTAAAAGATACGCCAGATGACTTTGCTATGATGAGAGAGGCTCTTACAAGAAGATATTCTAAATTAGGCATGGAAGAATTGCCTGATTTGATTTTAATTGATGGGGGAAAAGGACAGCTGGGAATTGCGGTAGATGTTTTGGAAAAATTGAAAAAATTTGAATATTTGGATATAATCAGTATTGCAAAAAGAGAAGAAGAAATTTTTAAAAGTTATGAGAGTGAGCCATATATTTTTGAGAAAAGCGATGAAACTTTGAAAATTTTACAAAGACTTAGAGATGAATCACATAGATTTGGAATAACGCACC harbors:
- the rapZ gene encoding RNase adapter RapZ gives rise to the protein MEEIKKELIIITGMSGAGKSEVINFFEDREYFCIDNFPINLFQYLNEIFLSSKKRNKVAVVIDVRNQEFMEQLTEQLKILDEEEISHTMIYLDARNDVLLSRYELSRRKHPLNLYDTLLSNIKAERKMLKNFMSLADLVIDTSTLKVKDLQKLLEKEFSGKLKKININLTSFGFKYGIPLDLHLMFDVRFLPNPYYIDNLKKKTGNHIDVQNYVMGLSESQKFYEMLLQMLIYLIPCYEKEGKSHLRIGIGCSGGQHRSVTFVNKLFEDLTKREDYKIGKYHREVGEKTEIE
- a CDS encoding DUF4291 family protein encodes the protein MMYRSGWAAKQGQERILAIDLKRKGFDEIVKNAVLSSFREVSDLSKEEWKEKLENSEVRCQWDPDRDIYGNPIGRRAIQLGIKGETVKKYINDWIVNITDITDKVIEMRNRIQNGTFSESILPQEKRYILFNYTSK
- the uvrC gene encoding excinuclease ABC subunit UvrC, translating into MEEITSPVRYKDIPKNPGVYLMKNSRGKIIYVGKAKNLQNRVKSYFMNIKSHNAKTLELVKNIKDIEFFICKTEVEALILENNLIKKNMPKYNILLKDEKTYPYIKFTKEKFPKIEVVRSTRKLNENAKYFGPYPMGIYFALKSLIKIFPVRDCARNMDKVTKPCLKYHMKTCPAPCKFKNISSEYNTNVKNFQNFLSGNSDEVLKRLENKMNELSQNMEFERAIVEREKITVLKKMLQTQIIEYSREIDEDIFVFTQKLENIFLCVLNVRDGKIIGKNHIVIKEVAGNQENIFERLITAYYEKRNIPKNIISDEKYLEKEELIKEWAKIEKKKEIKMYFPKIQSRRKQLLEMGYLNLDEEVEKFFRKKRLVHEGLLNLKRKLRLKKMPHRIECFDISNIQGVDAVAAMTVAIDGEVTPKEYRHFKITVKDTPDDFAMMREALTRRYSKLGMEELPDLILIDGGKGQLGIAVDVLEKLKKFEYLDIISIAKREEEIFKSYESEPYIFEKSDETLKILQRLRDESHRFGITHHRKLRSKRNVKSALDSILGIGPKRKKELIKKFGLIKNIKNAKIEELMEVVPENVAILIKEKL